The following proteins come from a genomic window of Corynebacterium crudilactis:
- a CDS encoding beta-glucoside-specific PTS transporter subunit IIABC, with protein MATKVDYQALSGEIMSRIGGEDNVSSVVHCATRLRFVLKDRSKANDDDIKKLPGVITVVESGGQFQVVIGNNVPLVYAALPASITADSEGVAQGGGSGNFLGKAVDIVSSIFAPILGPMAGVGILKGLLAVAAAAHWVDTTSTTYQILYAAGDAFFMFLPIILAITAARKFGANVFTSVALAGALLYTQLQAVTVLVDGEVQSMTLLAFQKAGNDVTFLGIPVVLQSYTSTVIPIIIAVWVQSLLERQVAKVLHESIRNFILPMVVLAVMVPLTLATLGPAGVWLGDGLAAILQSAYDFSPIVSGILIAMLWQIMVIFGVHWGIVPVFINNISINGFDPLKAACFPAVLSQAGAAFGLFLRLRDKQQKALSGSAALAGIFGITEPAVYGVTLPRKRPFVIAVISAGVGGAIIGATSTMVYGTGAPGLLTLPIGIDPSGTNNTIGWLVGGTAVSFVLAAVLTYFFGMTKEDLAKDAAAAADQKLAAEVDAAADSEETAPATESELTSVTLNAPVEGTLLSLTEVNDPVFRSGKMGDGIAVLPTTGKIYAPCDAVVKVAMKTGHAFGLRAAGGVDVLIHIGIDTVSLAGEGFITHVQRGESVKAGDLLAEVDLELLREKGLDPSTIMLVTNSSKFNVETSTEFGPVDIGKELIQVQPADTSADPTAQLTAHA; from the coding sequence GTTTCCTCGGTTGTTCACTGCGCAACTCGTCTGAGGTTCGTGCTCAAAGATCGCTCCAAAGCGAACGATGACGATATTAAGAAGCTGCCAGGTGTTATCACCGTGGTGGAATCCGGTGGTCAGTTCCAAGTCGTGATTGGTAATAACGTTCCTCTGGTTTATGCAGCACTGCCTGCATCGATCACCGCAGATTCAGAAGGTGTTGCGCAAGGTGGAGGTTCTGGAAACTTCCTCGGCAAAGCTGTTGATATCGTCTCTTCCATCTTTGCTCCGATTCTGGGCCCAATGGCTGGTGTCGGTATCCTCAAAGGCCTTCTCGCTGTTGCCGCTGCTGCACACTGGGTGGATACCACGTCCACCACTTATCAAATTCTTTATGCTGCAGGCGACGCCTTCTTCATGTTCTTGCCGATCATTTTGGCGATTACCGCGGCACGTAAATTTGGTGCCAATGTCTTCACTTCGGTAGCCCTCGCTGGTGCGTTGTTGTACACGCAGCTCCAGGCAGTAACAGTATTGGTTGATGGTGAAGTTCAATCAATGACTTTGTTGGCTTTCCAAAAGGCTGGCAATGACGTCACCTTCTTAGGCATCCCAGTAGTCCTGCAGTCTTATACCTCCACTGTTATTCCGATCATCATCGCAGTGTGGGTGCAGTCGCTGCTGGAACGCCAAGTGGCTAAAGTGCTGCACGAGTCGATCCGAAACTTCATCCTTCCCATGGTTGTATTGGCTGTCATGGTGCCACTTACCTTGGCAACACTTGGACCTGCAGGTGTATGGCTCGGCGACGGTTTGGCAGCGATCCTGCAATCGGCTTACGATTTCTCCCCAATTGTTTCCGGCATTCTCATTGCGATGTTGTGGCAGATCATGGTTATCTTTGGAGTGCACTGGGGTATCGTCCCAGTATTCATCAACAACATTTCCATCAACGGGTTCGACCCACTTAAGGCGGCGTGTTTCCCTGCAGTGCTGTCCCAAGCTGGTGCAGCGTTTGGTCTGTTCCTTCGACTCCGCGACAAACAGCAAAAAGCACTGTCGGGTTCAGCAGCACTTGCCGGCATTTTCGGAATTACAGAACCTGCCGTCTACGGTGTGACTCTTCCTCGAAAGCGTCCTTTTGTTATCGCTGTGATCTCTGCAGGTGTGGGTGGCGCGATCATCGGTGCAACCTCCACCATGGTTTATGGAACTGGCGCACCAGGTCTGTTGACTCTTCCAATCGGCATTGATCCTTCCGGTACCAACAACACCATCGGCTGGCTAGTTGGTGGCACCGCAGTGTCTTTCGTTCTCGCAGCTGTCCTTACTTATTTCTTTGGAATGACAAAAGAAGACCTGGCAAAGGATGCCGCTGCAGCAGCAGATCAGAAGTTGGCAGCAGAGGTTGATGCGGCAGCAGATTCAGAAGAAACTGCACCTGCCACGGAAAGCGAGCTCACCTCCGTCACTTTGAACGCTCCGGTGGAAGGCACCTTGCTGTCCTTGACTGAAGTAAACGATCCAGTATTCCGCAGTGGAAAAATGGGTGACGGCATCGCTGTTCTGCCAACCACTGGAAAAATCTACGCTCCATGCGATGCAGTAGTGAAAGTAGCCATGAAAACCGGTCATGCTTTCGGACTTAGGGCTGCTGGGGGAGTGGACGTGCTCATCCACATCGGCATCGATACGGTTTCCCTTGCTGGCGAAGGTTTTATCACCCATGTTCAACGAGGTGAGAGCGTTAAAGCTGGAGATCTCTTGGCAGAAGTTGATTTGGAGCTGCTCCGCGAAAAGGGTTTGGATCCGTCAACGATCATGCTGGTGACAAATTCCTCTAAATTTAACGTTGAAACCTCTACGGAGTTCGGCCCAGTGGACATCGGTAAGGAGTTGATTCAGGTTCAGCCTGCTGACACCTCTGCAGACCCAACAGCTCAACTAACAGCACACGCTTAA